One window from the genome of Motilibacter peucedani encodes:
- a CDS encoding MarR family winged helix-turn-helix transcriptional regulator has product MERETTLGLATLLSLLGAAVDDAVLRALDGTGLRRGHGYVVQRLLVGPATATQVAAELGVSQQAVSKVLKELMALGHVELVADDADRRSRPVRLTTRGREAVHRARAVRADIDARVAGEVGTDELAAAHAVLVAALDVLGIREQVERRTVAPQDGRLG; this is encoded by the coding sequence GTGGAGCGAGAGACGACCCTGGGTCTGGCGACGTTGCTGTCCCTCCTGGGCGCCGCGGTGGACGACGCCGTCCTGCGCGCCCTCGACGGCACCGGGCTGCGTCGAGGTCACGGCTACGTCGTGCAGCGACTTCTCGTGGGGCCCGCCACCGCCACGCAGGTCGCGGCAGAGCTGGGCGTCTCGCAGCAGGCGGTGTCCAAGGTCCTCAAGGAGCTGATGGCCCTCGGGCACGTCGAGCTCGTCGCGGACGACGCCGACCGACGGAGCCGCCCCGTGCGGCTCACGACCCGTGGACGGGAGGCGGTGCACCGGGCCAGAGCCGTGCGAGCCGACATCGACGCGCGGGTCGCCGGGGAGGTGGGCACCGACGAGCTGGCGGCGGCGCACGCCGTGCTCGTCGCGGCTCTGGACGTCCTCGGGATCCGGGAGCAGGTCGAGCGGCGCACGGTGGCTCCTCAGGACGGGCGGCTGGGCTGA
- a CDS encoding globin domain-containing protein, with protein sequence MTPEQVDVVDRTLAALRAPDAFAADFYRRLFAAAPGLRPLFPPSLEEQQRKFAAMLVEIAAGIREHDDFLERCADLGARHAGYGVRVEHYEIVGDALLAALAGAPGVHWDDEVQEAWQAAYALISDVMMGAQSAALPVSSTGQPSRPS encoded by the coding sequence GTGACCCCCGAGCAGGTCGACGTCGTCGACCGCACCCTCGCTGCCCTCCGGGCGCCCGACGCCTTCGCCGCCGACTTCTACCGGCGGCTGTTCGCGGCTGCACCTGGCCTGCGTCCGCTGTTCCCGCCCTCGCTGGAGGAGCAGCAGCGCAAGTTCGCCGCCATGCTCGTCGAGATCGCCGCCGGCATCCGCGAACACGACGACTTCCTCGAGCGGTGCGCGGACCTCGGGGCGCGTCACGCGGGCTACGGCGTGCGCGTCGAGCACTACGAGATCGTCGGTGACGCGCTGCTCGCTGCGCTAGCGGGGGCTCCCGGCGTCCACTGGGACGACGAGGTGCAGGAGGCGTGGCAGGCCGCCTACGCCCTCATCAGCGACGTCATGATGGGCGCGCAGTCGGCGGCCCTGCCGGTCAGCTCCACGGGTCAGCCCAGCCGCCCGTCCTGA